A region from the Medicago truncatula cultivar Jemalong A17 chromosome 6, MtrunA17r5.0-ANR, whole genome shotgun sequence genome encodes:
- the LOC11422813 gene encoding disease resistance protein RPV1 produces the protein MDELKQLQGLAGGLDWFSPDSRVIITTRDKRLLTCSHRVETTYEVDWLNVAEALELLTWKAFKSNRVHSSYKYILPCAITYASGLPLALEVVGSNLFGLDIGEWESTLDQYERIPNKEIQKILKVLMLWRKMSKVFFSTLLVA, from the coding sequence ATGGATGAACTGAAGCAACTGCAGGGTTTGGCTGGAGGGCTTGATTGGTTCAGTCCTGACAGCAGAGTCATCATTACCACTCGAGACAAACGTTTGCTAACATGCAGTCACAGGGTTGAAACAACCTATGAAGTGGATTGGTTAAATGTGGCAGAAGCTCTTGAATTATTGACGTGGAAGGCATTTAAAAGTAACAGAGTCCATTCAAGTTACAAGTACATTCTACCATGTGCAATAACTTATGCTTCTGGCCTACCATTAGCTTTAGAAGTAGTTGGTTCCAACTTGTTTGGATTAGATATAGGAGAATGGGAATCCACATTAGACCAGTATGAAAGGATTCCAAATAAAGAGATCCAAAAGATACTTAAAGTTTTGATGCTTTGGAGAAAGATGAGCAAAGTGTTTTTCTCGACATTGCTTGTTGCTTGA
- the LOC11415066 gene encoding TMV resistance protein N isoform X1, producing MALQSFISSSSSSLSYGFTYDVFLSFRGSDTRYGFTGNLYKDLCKKGIRTFIDDRELPGGDKITPSLFKAIEESRIFIPVLSINYASSSFCLDELVHIIHCCKKNGRLVLPIFYDVEPSNVRHQIGSYGKALAEHIEKFQNSTDNMERLQKWKSALTQTANFSGHHFSSRNGYEYEFIEKIVKYLSSKINRVPLYVADYPVGLESRVLKVNKFLDVGSTGVVHMLGIYGTGGMGKTTLARAVYNSIADQFDCLCFLHDVRENSTKYGLEHLQEKLLSKLVELDIELGDINEGIPIIKKRLHRNKVLLILDDVHELKQLQVLAGGLDWFGPGSRVIVTTRDRHLLKSHGIERAYELPKLNETEALELLRWNSFKNNKVDSNFDGVLRCAVTYASGLPLALEVVGSNLFGNNIGEWKSALDRYRRIPIKKIQEILKVSFDALEKDEQNVFLDIACCFKGYNLKELEDILYAHYGNCMKYQISVLDEKSLIKINRYEGNYVVTLHFLIEKMGKEIVNEKSPNEPGRHSRLWFHKDIIDVLEENQGSSEIEIIYLEFPSSEEEVVDWEGDELKKMENLKTLIVKNGTFSNGPKYLPNSLRVLEWPKYPSPVIPSDFCPKKLSICKLQQSDFISFGFHGTMKRFGNVRELNLDDCQYLTRIHDVSNLPNLEIFSFQFCKNLIEIHESVGFLNKLQILNAVNCSKLRSFPAMKSASLRRLGLAYCTSLKTFPEILGEMKNITHISLMKTSIDKLPVSFQNLTGLQIFFIEGNVVQRLPSSIFRMPNLSKITFYRCIFPKLDDKWSSMVSTSPTDIQLVKCNLSDEFLPIVVMWSANVEFLNLSENNFTILPECIKDCRFLWSLRLDDCKCLREIRGIPPNLKHLSAIRCKSLTSSCKNMLLNQELHEAGGTKFCFSGFARIPDWFDHQSMGHTISFWFRNKLPSMALCFSTKSAATMPTGKTNFYITIPTLFINGNKYDRLDMSGIMSTHHTYLYDINLRKLDQHPFMKDSILLENEWNHAEIICEHQEVEPITEIGIHFYKEQNNMDDIQFTNPYEKIKLNDDDGDDFFYDVDDVLDDDNNDVFYDVIDVLDDDDDKDVLGDEDDHHSQ from the exons ATGGCTCTTCAATCTTTCATCTCCTCATCCTCCTCTTCCCTCTCCTATGGGTTTACCTATGATGTCTTCCTTAGTTTTAGAGGTAGTGACACTCGTTATGGTTTTACTGGAAATCTCTACAAAGATCTTTGTAAGAAGGGAATTCGCACCTTCATTGATGACAGAGAACTTCCAGGAGGTGACAAAATAACACCATCACTTTTCAAGGCCATTGAAGAGTCTAGGATTTTCATTCCTGTCTTGTCTATCAATTatgcttcttcttcattttgctTGGACGAACTTGTCCACATCATTCACTGCTGCAAGAAAAATGGACGCCTAGTTTTGCCAATTTTCTATGATGTGGAACCTTCTAACGTGAGACATCAGATTGGCAGTTATGGTAAAGCACTGGCTGAGCATATTGAGAAGTTCCAAAATAGCACGGATAACATGGAGAGGTTGCAGAAATGGAAGAGTGCTCTAACTCAAACAGCTAACTTCTCTGGCCACCATTTCAGTTCTAG GAATGGATATGAATACGAGTTTATTGAGAAGATAGTAAAATATTTATCCAGCAAAATCAATCGTGTTCCTCTATATGTTGCTGATTACCCTGTTGGTCTCGAGTCTAGGGTcctaaaagtaaataaatttctTGATGTCGGATCTACTGGTGTAGTTCATATGCTAGGGATCTATGGGACTGGTGGAATGGGAAAGACAACACTTGCAAGAGCAGTTTATAATTCCATAGCTGATCAATTTGATTGTTTATGTTTTCTTCACGATGTAAGGGAAAATTCAACTAAATATGGTTTAGAGCATCTACAGGAAAAGCTCCTTTCCAAATTAGTTGAATTGGACATTGAGTTGGGAGATATCAACGAGGGAATTCCAATAATAAAGAAAAGGCTTCACCGAAACAAGGTTCTGCTAATTCTCGATGATGTTCACGAACTGAAGCAATTGCAGGTTTTAGCTGGAGGACTTGATTGGTTCGGTCCTGGTAGTAGAGTGATCGTTACCACTCGAGACAGACATTTGCTAAAAAGTCATGGGATTGAAAGAGCATATGAATTACCTAAGTTAAATGAGACCGAAGCTCTTGAATTGTTGAGGTggaattctttcaaaaataacaagGTGGATTCAAATTTCGATGGTGTTTTACGGTGTGCAGTAACTTATGCTTCTGGCCTTCCATTGGCTTTAGAAGTAGTGGGTTCAAACTTATTTGGAAATAATATAGGAGAATGGAAATCTGCATTAGATCGGTATAGAAGGATTCCGATTAAAAAGATACAGGAGATACTTAAAGTAAGCTTTGATGCTTTGGAGAAAGATGAGCAGAATGTTTTTCTCGACATTGCTTGCTGCTTCAAAGGATATAATTTGAAAGAACTTGAAGATATACTTTATGCTCATTATGGTAACTGCATGAAATATCAAATCAGTGTGTTGGATGAAAAATCTCTCATAAAGATCAACAGGTACGAGGGGAATTATGTTGTGACGTTACATTTCTTGATAGAGAAAATGGGTAAAGAAATTGTCAATGAAAAATCTCCAAATGAGCCTGGAAGACATAGCAGGTTGTGGTTCCATAAAGATATAATTGATGTCTTAGAAGAAAATCAG GGATCAagtgaaattgaaattatatatttgGAATTCCCGTCATCTGAGGAAGAGGTGGTAGATTGGGAGGGAGATGAACTGAAGAAGATGGAAAACCTCAAAACACTTATTGTTAAGAATGGTACCTTTTCCAATGGTCCAAAATATCTTCCAAACAGTCTGAGAGTATTGGAATGGCCTAAATATCCTTCACCGGTCATACCATCTGATTTTTGCCCAAAGAAACTTTCTATATGCAAGCTACAACAAAGTGACTTTATTTCATTTGGGTTTCATGGCACAATGAAG AGGTTTGGGAATGTAAGAGAGTTAAATCTAGACGACTGTCAATATTTAACACGGATTCACGACGTCTCGAATCTCCcaaatttagaaatattttcatttcaattttgtaaGAATTTAATTGAAATTCATGAATCTGTTGGGTTCCTAAATAAACTTCAAATCTTGAATGCTGTCAATTGCAGCAAGCTTAGGAGTTTCCCAGCTATGAAGTCCGCCTCTCTTCGAAGATTGGGGCTTGCATATTGTACGAGTCTTAAGACTTTTCCAGAAATATTAGGAGAGATGAAGAATATAACTCATATTTCTTTGATGAAAACTTCCATTGACAAATTGCCAGtttcatttcaaaatctcaCGGGGCTGCAAATCTTTTTTATAGAAGGAAATGTAGTGCAAAGGTTGCCAAGTAGCATTTTTAGAATGCCAAATCTGTCAAAGATTACTTTTTACCGTTGCATATTTCCCAAACTAGATGATAAATGGAGTTCCATGGTGTCTACAAGCCCAACAGATATCCAACTGGTAAAATGCAACTTGTCAGATGAATTTCTTCCAATAGTTGTCATGTGGTCTGCGAATGTAGAATTTTTAAACCTATCAGAAAACAATTTCACAATTCTTCCAGAATGCATCAAAGATTGTCGCTTTTTATGGTCTCTTAGGTTGGATGATTGCAAGTGCCTTAGAGAAATTAGAGGGATTCCACCAAATTTAAAACACTTGTCTGCAATACGCTGCAAATCATTGACTTCCTCGTGCAAAAACATGCTATTGAATcag GAACTGCATGAGGCTGGAGGaaccaaattttgtttttcaggatttgCAAGGATTCCAGATTGGTTTGATCACCAAAGCATGGGACATACAatttctttttggtttcgtAACAAGCTCCCTTCCATGGCTCTCTGTTTTTCTACTAAATCAGCTGCTACAATGCCCACGGGAAAGACTAATTTTTATATCACAATACCCACTCTATTCATCAATGGCAATAAATATGATCGTCTAGATATGAGCGGTATAATGTCGACTCATCATACATATTTGTATGACATAAATCTGAGAAAACTTGATCAACATCCCTTCATGAAGGACTCCATACTTCTAGAAAATGAGTGGAATCATGCAGAGATTATATGTGAACATCAGGAGGTGGAACCAATAACAGAAATTGGAATCCATTTTTACAAAGAGCAAAATAACATGGATGATATTCAATTCACCAATCCTtatgaaaagataaaattaaatgatgatgatggtgatgattttttttatgacgtTGATGATGTtcttgatgatgataataatgatgtcttttatgatgttattgatgttcttgatgatgatgatgataaggaTGTTCTTGGTGATGAAGACGACCACCATTCACAATAG
- the LOC11415066 gene encoding TMV resistance protein N isoform X2: protein MALQSFISSSSSSLSYGFTYDVFLSFRGSDTRYGFTGNLYKDLCKKGIRTFIDDRELPGGDKITPSLFKAIEESRIFIPVLSINYASSSFCLDELVHIIHCCKKNGRLVLPIFYDVEPSNVRHQIGSYGKALAEHIEKFQNSTDNMERLQKWKSALTQTANFSGHHFSSRNGYEYEFIEKIVKYLSSKINRVPLYVADYPVGLESRVLKVNKFLDVGSTGVVHMLGIYGTGGMGKTTLARAVYNSIADQFDCLCFLHDVRENSTKYGLEHLQEKLLSKLVELDIELGDINEGIPIIKKRLHRNKVLLILDDVHELKQLQVLAGGLDWFGPGSRVIVTTRDRHLLKSHGIERAYELPKLNETEALELLRWNSFKNNKVDSNFDGVLRCAVTYASGLPLALEVVGSNLFGNNIGEWKSALDRYRRIPIKKIQEILKVSFDALEKDEQNVFLDIACCFKGYNLKELEDILYAHYGNCMKYQISVLDEKSLIKINRYEGNYVVTLHFLIEKMGKEIVNEKSPNEPGRHSRLWFHKDIIDVLEENQGSSEIEIIYLEFPSSEEEVVDWEGDELKKMENLKTLIVKNGTFSNGPKYLPNSLRVLEWPKYPSPVIPSDFCPKKLSICKLQQSDFISFGFHGTMKRFGNVRELNLDDCQYLTRIHDVSNLPNLEIFSFQFCKNLIEIHESVGFLNKLQILNAVNCSKLRSFPAMKSASLRRLGLAYCTSLKTFPEILGEMKNITHISLMKTSIDKLPVSFQNLTGLQIFFIEGNVVQRLPSSIFRMPNLSKITFYRCIFPKLDDKWSSMVSTSPTDIQLVG, encoded by the exons ATGGCTCTTCAATCTTTCATCTCCTCATCCTCCTCTTCCCTCTCCTATGGGTTTACCTATGATGTCTTCCTTAGTTTTAGAGGTAGTGACACTCGTTATGGTTTTACTGGAAATCTCTACAAAGATCTTTGTAAGAAGGGAATTCGCACCTTCATTGATGACAGAGAACTTCCAGGAGGTGACAAAATAACACCATCACTTTTCAAGGCCATTGAAGAGTCTAGGATTTTCATTCCTGTCTTGTCTATCAATTatgcttcttcttcattttgctTGGACGAACTTGTCCACATCATTCACTGCTGCAAGAAAAATGGACGCCTAGTTTTGCCAATTTTCTATGATGTGGAACCTTCTAACGTGAGACATCAGATTGGCAGTTATGGTAAAGCACTGGCTGAGCATATTGAGAAGTTCCAAAATAGCACGGATAACATGGAGAGGTTGCAGAAATGGAAGAGTGCTCTAACTCAAACAGCTAACTTCTCTGGCCACCATTTCAGTTCTAG GAATGGATATGAATACGAGTTTATTGAGAAGATAGTAAAATATTTATCCAGCAAAATCAATCGTGTTCCTCTATATGTTGCTGATTACCCTGTTGGTCTCGAGTCTAGGGTcctaaaagtaaataaatttctTGATGTCGGATCTACTGGTGTAGTTCATATGCTAGGGATCTATGGGACTGGTGGAATGGGAAAGACAACACTTGCAAGAGCAGTTTATAATTCCATAGCTGATCAATTTGATTGTTTATGTTTTCTTCACGATGTAAGGGAAAATTCAACTAAATATGGTTTAGAGCATCTACAGGAAAAGCTCCTTTCCAAATTAGTTGAATTGGACATTGAGTTGGGAGATATCAACGAGGGAATTCCAATAATAAAGAAAAGGCTTCACCGAAACAAGGTTCTGCTAATTCTCGATGATGTTCACGAACTGAAGCAATTGCAGGTTTTAGCTGGAGGACTTGATTGGTTCGGTCCTGGTAGTAGAGTGATCGTTACCACTCGAGACAGACATTTGCTAAAAAGTCATGGGATTGAAAGAGCATATGAATTACCTAAGTTAAATGAGACCGAAGCTCTTGAATTGTTGAGGTggaattctttcaaaaataacaagGTGGATTCAAATTTCGATGGTGTTTTACGGTGTGCAGTAACTTATGCTTCTGGCCTTCCATTGGCTTTAGAAGTAGTGGGTTCAAACTTATTTGGAAATAATATAGGAGAATGGAAATCTGCATTAGATCGGTATAGAAGGATTCCGATTAAAAAGATACAGGAGATACTTAAAGTAAGCTTTGATGCTTTGGAGAAAGATGAGCAGAATGTTTTTCTCGACATTGCTTGCTGCTTCAAAGGATATAATTTGAAAGAACTTGAAGATATACTTTATGCTCATTATGGTAACTGCATGAAATATCAAATCAGTGTGTTGGATGAAAAATCTCTCATAAAGATCAACAGGTACGAGGGGAATTATGTTGTGACGTTACATTTCTTGATAGAGAAAATGGGTAAAGAAATTGTCAATGAAAAATCTCCAAATGAGCCTGGAAGACATAGCAGGTTGTGGTTCCATAAAGATATAATTGATGTCTTAGAAGAAAATCAG GGATCAagtgaaattgaaattatatatttgGAATTCCCGTCATCTGAGGAAGAGGTGGTAGATTGGGAGGGAGATGAACTGAAGAAGATGGAAAACCTCAAAACACTTATTGTTAAGAATGGTACCTTTTCCAATGGTCCAAAATATCTTCCAAACAGTCTGAGAGTATTGGAATGGCCTAAATATCCTTCACCGGTCATACCATCTGATTTTTGCCCAAAGAAACTTTCTATATGCAAGCTACAACAAAGTGACTTTATTTCATTTGGGTTTCATGGCACAATGAAG AGGTTTGGGAATGTAAGAGAGTTAAATCTAGACGACTGTCAATATTTAACACGGATTCACGACGTCTCGAATCTCCcaaatttagaaatattttcatttcaattttgtaaGAATTTAATTGAAATTCATGAATCTGTTGGGTTCCTAAATAAACTTCAAATCTTGAATGCTGTCAATTGCAGCAAGCTTAGGAGTTTCCCAGCTATGAAGTCCGCCTCTCTTCGAAGATTGGGGCTTGCATATTGTACGAGTCTTAAGACTTTTCCAGAAATATTAGGAGAGATGAAGAATATAACTCATATTTCTTTGATGAAAACTTCCATTGACAAATTGCCAGtttcatttcaaaatctcaCGGGGCTGCAAATCTTTTTTATAGAAGGAAATGTAGTGCAAAGGTTGCCAAGTAGCATTTTTAGAATGCCAAATCTGTCAAAGATTACTTTTTACCGTTGCATATTTCCCAAACTAGATGATAAATGGAGTTCCATGGTGTCTACAAGCCCAACAGATATCCAACTG GTTGGATGA
- the LOC11415066 gene encoding TMV resistance protein N isoform X3, whose translation MALQSFISSSSSSLSYGFTYDVFLSFRGSDTRYGFTGNLYKDLCKKGIRTFIDDRELPGGDKITPSLFKAIEESRIFIPVLSINYASSSFCLDELVHIIHCCKKNGRLVLPIFYDVEPSNVRHQIGSYGKALAEHIEKFQNSTDNMERLQKWKSALTQTANFSGHHFSSRNGYEYEFIEKIVKYLSSKINRVPLYVADYPVGLESRVLKVNKFLDVGSTGVVHMLGIYGTGGMGKTTLARAVYNSIADQFDCLCFLHDVRENSTKYGLEHLQEKLLSKLVELDIELGDINEGIPIIKKRLHRNKVLLILDDVHELKQLQVLAGGLDWFGPGSRVIVTTRDRHLLKSHGIERAYELPKLNETEALELLRWNSFKNNKVDSNFDGVLRCAVTYASGLPLALEVVGSNLFGNNIGEWKSALDRYRRIPIKKIQEILKVSFDALEKDEQNVFLDIACCFKGYNLKELEDILYAHYGNCMKYQISVLDEKSLIKINRYEGNYVVTLHFLIEKMGKEIVNEKSPNEPGRHSRLWFHKDIIDVLEENQGSSEIEIIYLEFPSSEEEVVDWEGDELKKMENLKTLIVKNGTFSNGPKYLPNSLRVLEWPKYPSPVIPSDFCPKKLSICKLQQSDFISFGFHGTMKRFGNVRELNLDDCQYLTRIHDVSNLPNLEIFSFQFSSLGVSQL comes from the exons ATGGCTCTTCAATCTTTCATCTCCTCATCCTCCTCTTCCCTCTCCTATGGGTTTACCTATGATGTCTTCCTTAGTTTTAGAGGTAGTGACACTCGTTATGGTTTTACTGGAAATCTCTACAAAGATCTTTGTAAGAAGGGAATTCGCACCTTCATTGATGACAGAGAACTTCCAGGAGGTGACAAAATAACACCATCACTTTTCAAGGCCATTGAAGAGTCTAGGATTTTCATTCCTGTCTTGTCTATCAATTatgcttcttcttcattttgctTGGACGAACTTGTCCACATCATTCACTGCTGCAAGAAAAATGGACGCCTAGTTTTGCCAATTTTCTATGATGTGGAACCTTCTAACGTGAGACATCAGATTGGCAGTTATGGTAAAGCACTGGCTGAGCATATTGAGAAGTTCCAAAATAGCACGGATAACATGGAGAGGTTGCAGAAATGGAAGAGTGCTCTAACTCAAACAGCTAACTTCTCTGGCCACCATTTCAGTTCTAG GAATGGATATGAATACGAGTTTATTGAGAAGATAGTAAAATATTTATCCAGCAAAATCAATCGTGTTCCTCTATATGTTGCTGATTACCCTGTTGGTCTCGAGTCTAGGGTcctaaaagtaaataaatttctTGATGTCGGATCTACTGGTGTAGTTCATATGCTAGGGATCTATGGGACTGGTGGAATGGGAAAGACAACACTTGCAAGAGCAGTTTATAATTCCATAGCTGATCAATTTGATTGTTTATGTTTTCTTCACGATGTAAGGGAAAATTCAACTAAATATGGTTTAGAGCATCTACAGGAAAAGCTCCTTTCCAAATTAGTTGAATTGGACATTGAGTTGGGAGATATCAACGAGGGAATTCCAATAATAAAGAAAAGGCTTCACCGAAACAAGGTTCTGCTAATTCTCGATGATGTTCACGAACTGAAGCAATTGCAGGTTTTAGCTGGAGGACTTGATTGGTTCGGTCCTGGTAGTAGAGTGATCGTTACCACTCGAGACAGACATTTGCTAAAAAGTCATGGGATTGAAAGAGCATATGAATTACCTAAGTTAAATGAGACCGAAGCTCTTGAATTGTTGAGGTggaattctttcaaaaataacaagGTGGATTCAAATTTCGATGGTGTTTTACGGTGTGCAGTAACTTATGCTTCTGGCCTTCCATTGGCTTTAGAAGTAGTGGGTTCAAACTTATTTGGAAATAATATAGGAGAATGGAAATCTGCATTAGATCGGTATAGAAGGATTCCGATTAAAAAGATACAGGAGATACTTAAAGTAAGCTTTGATGCTTTGGAGAAAGATGAGCAGAATGTTTTTCTCGACATTGCTTGCTGCTTCAAAGGATATAATTTGAAAGAACTTGAAGATATACTTTATGCTCATTATGGTAACTGCATGAAATATCAAATCAGTGTGTTGGATGAAAAATCTCTCATAAAGATCAACAGGTACGAGGGGAATTATGTTGTGACGTTACATTTCTTGATAGAGAAAATGGGTAAAGAAATTGTCAATGAAAAATCTCCAAATGAGCCTGGAAGACATAGCAGGTTGTGGTTCCATAAAGATATAATTGATGTCTTAGAAGAAAATCAG GGATCAagtgaaattgaaattatatatttgGAATTCCCGTCATCTGAGGAAGAGGTGGTAGATTGGGAGGGAGATGAACTGAAGAAGATGGAAAACCTCAAAACACTTATTGTTAAGAATGGTACCTTTTCCAATGGTCCAAAATATCTTCCAAACAGTCTGAGAGTATTGGAATGGCCTAAATATCCTTCACCGGTCATACCATCTGATTTTTGCCCAAAGAAACTTTCTATATGCAAGCTACAACAAAGTGACTTTATTTCATTTGGGTTTCATGGCACAATGAAG AGGTTTGGGAATGTAAGAGAGTTAAATCTAGACGACTGTCAATATTTAACACGGATTCACGACGTCTCGAATCTCCcaaatttagaaatattttcatttcaatttt CAAGCTTAGGAGTTTCCCAGCTATGA